Proteins encoded within one genomic window of Sphingosinicella ginsenosidimutans:
- a CDS encoding PepSY-associated TM helix domain-containing protein: protein MRQSTTLRLRGWWLQVHKWIGLILAILIIPLCVSGAALVWDGALDKVINPGRYAVTGAPGLPPSAYEAAARAAIGADERLVSIRYPGEEGGPIVASAAKAGPRDRPGARRGGGGDGAAPAGPPRRTNVWIDPGSGRVLDVADSNSGLIRVLHRIHGSFMVPGWGRTIVGVVGVAMLLSCLTGLWLWWPVAGSVRRGFRWRRQNSTSANLHHLIGFWILLPLAMLSFTGAWISFPQFFGRFEAAAPRGGDGPPDRARAARARPLESPRLTVDAALAAAHPDGALATIAWPTDQSPRWRIAFARDDAPPAEYGVDDATGEVTPPRPPRPETNARLMRRWHDGTGMGPVWQTLIFLGGVIPAALAVTGIIMWLRNRGWRAKLKSRRRTAKVRPAVQPAE, encoded by the coding sequence GTGCGACAATCGACGACATTGCGCCTTCGCGGCTGGTGGCTTCAGGTCCACAAGTGGATCGGGCTGATCCTTGCCATTCTCATCATCCCGCTTTGCGTCAGCGGCGCGGCCCTCGTCTGGGACGGGGCGCTGGACAAGGTCATCAACCCGGGCCGCTATGCGGTGACGGGCGCGCCAGGCCTGCCGCCGTCGGCCTATGAAGCGGCGGCGCGCGCCGCGATCGGCGCCGACGAGCGGCTGGTGTCGATCCGCTACCCCGGGGAAGAGGGCGGCCCGATCGTCGCGAGCGCCGCCAAGGCAGGCCCGCGGGATCGGCCGGGCGCCCGCCGCGGCGGTGGTGGTGACGGCGCCGCACCCGCCGGCCCGCCGCGGCGCACCAATGTGTGGATCGATCCCGGCAGCGGCCGCGTGCTCGACGTCGCGGACAGCAATTCCGGCCTGATCCGGGTGCTCCACCGAATCCACGGCAGCTTCATGGTGCCCGGCTGGGGCCGCACGATCGTCGGCGTCGTCGGTGTCGCGATGCTCCTCTCCTGCCTCACGGGGCTTTGGCTGTGGTGGCCGGTCGCGGGCAGCGTTCGGCGGGGCTTTCGCTGGCGGCGCCAGAATTCGACCAGCGCGAACCTGCATCACCTGATCGGCTTCTGGATCCTGCTGCCGCTCGCGATGCTGTCCTTCACCGGGGCGTGGATTTCATTCCCGCAATTCTTCGGCCGGTTCGAGGCCGCGGCGCCGCGCGGCGGCGATGGGCCGCCGGACCGGGCGCGCGCCGCCCGCGCGCGGCCCCTGGAATCGCCCCGCCTGACCGTCGATGCGGCGCTGGCGGCGGCGCACCCCGACGGGGCGCTCGCCACGATCGCCTGGCCGACCGACCAGAGCCCGAGGTGGAGGATCGCCTTCGCCCGCGACGATGCCCCGCCCGCCGAATATGGCGTCGACGATGCGACCGGCGAGGTCACGCCGCCGCGCCCGCCAAGGCCCGAGACCAATGCGCGGCTGATGCGCCGCTGGCACGACGGCACGGGCATGGGCCCGGTCTGGCAGACGCTGATCTTTCTCGGCGGGGTCATCCCGGCTGCGCTCGCGGTGACCGGGATCATCATGTGGCTGAGGAACCGCGGCTGGCGCGCGAAGCTGAAATCGCGGCGGCGGACGGCGAAGGTTCGGCCTGCGGTCCAGCCGGCGGAATGA
- a CDS encoding Fe2+-dependent dioxygenase, producing the protein MMLAIPDLLDADAVARVRAVVDAGDWVDGNATSGHQSALAKKNMQLPEDSPAAREAGRIVLDALGRSPLFIAAALPLKIFPPLFNRYAGGDRFGTHVDNAVRIHRASEFRVRSDLSATLFLEDPAAYDGGELVVEDILGVHKVKLPAGHLILYPASSLHRVEPVTRGARVASFFWIQSMVRDDAARTILFDLDRSIQAIAAERGQDDAEIIRLTGVYHNLLRRWADS; encoded by the coding sequence ATGATGCTCGCCATTCCCGACCTGCTCGACGCGGACGCGGTGGCGCGCGTGCGGGCCGTTGTCGACGCCGGCGACTGGGTGGACGGCAATGCGACCTCCGGTCATCAGTCCGCGCTTGCCAAGAAGAACATGCAGCTTCCCGAAGATTCGCCGGCGGCGCGCGAGGCGGGGCGGATCGTGCTGGATGCGCTGGGCCGATCGCCCTTGTTCATCGCGGCGGCGCTGCCGCTGAAAATCTTCCCGCCCCTCTTCAATCGCTATGCGGGCGGCGACCGGTTCGGGACCCATGTCGACAATGCCGTGCGGATCCACCGCGCCAGCGAGTTCCGGGTGCGATCCGACCTCTCGGCAACGCTCTTCCTCGAGGACCCGGCGGCCTATGACGGCGGCGAGCTGGTGGTCGAAGACATTTTGGGCGTCCACAAGGTCAAGCTGCCCGCCGGCCACCTGATCCTCTATCCCGCCTCCAGCCTCCATCGGGTCGAACCGGTGACGCGCGGCGCGCGGGTTGCCAGCTTCTTCTGGATCCAGTCGATGGTCCGCGACGATGCCGCGCGCACCATCCTCTTCGATCTCGACCGGTCGATCCAGGCAATCGCGGCGGAGCGCGGCCAGGATGATGCGGAGATCATCCGGCTGACCGGCGTCTATCACAATCTCCTGCGGCGCTGGGCGGACAGCTGA